In Roseomonas fluvialis, one genomic interval encodes:
- a CDS encoding tRNA-binding protein, protein MTQPPAPFEAFEALDIRVGTVVDAQPFPEARKPSIRLWVDFGGSLGVKRSSAQVTVHYAPDRLIGRQVMAVVNFAPRRIAGFESEVLVLGVPDENGAVVLLKPDLRVPDGGKMF, encoded by the coding sequence ACCCAGCCGCCCGCCCCCTTCGAAGCCTTCGAGGCCCTCGACATCCGCGTCGGCACCGTGGTCGACGCCCAGCCCTTCCCCGAGGCGCGCAAGCCGTCGATCCGCCTCTGGGTGGATTTCGGCGGCAGCCTGGGCGTGAAGCGGTCCTCCGCGCAGGTCACGGTGCACTACGCGCCGGACCGGCTGATCGGCCGCCAGGTGATGGCGGTGGTGAACTTCGCCCCGCGCCGCATCGCGGGGTTCGAGAGCGAGGTTCTGGTGCTCGGCGTGCCGGACGAGAACGGCGCGGTGGTGTTGCTGAAGCCGGACCTGCGGGTGCCGGACGGGGGAAAGATGTTCTGA
- the gpt gene encoding xanthine phosphoribosyltransferase, protein MAQKYYTVTWDQLHRDSKALAWRLLERGPYRGIVAITRGGLIPAAIIARELDCRLIESVSIVTYDEEKRGEPRVAKPPLAAGDGEGWLILDDLVDTGTTARVIRALLPKAHFATVYAKPAGKPTVDTFITEVSQDTWILFPWDTEPQFIAPIAKTAAGQ, encoded by the coding sequence ATGGCGCAGAAGTACTACACGGTCACCTGGGACCAGCTGCACCGCGACAGCAAGGCGCTGGCCTGGCGGCTGCTGGAACGCGGGCCATACCGCGGGATCGTCGCCATCACCCGCGGCGGGCTGATCCCGGCCGCGATCATCGCGCGGGAACTCGACTGCCGGCTGATCGAGAGCGTGTCGATCGTTACCTACGACGAGGAAAAGCGCGGCGAACCGCGGGTGGCCAAGCCACCACTCGCCGCCGGCGACGGTGAGGGCTGGCTGATCCTCGACGACCTGGTGGATACCGGCACGACCGCGCGCGTGATCCGCGCCCTGCTGCCCAAGGCGCATTTCGCGACCGTCTACGCGAAGCCCGCCGGCAAGCCGACGGTCGACACCTTCATCACGGAAGTGTCGCAGGACACCTGGATCCTGTTCCCCTGGGATACCGAGCCGCAGTTCATCGCGCCCATCGCGAAGACGGCGGCCGGGCAGTAG
- a CDS encoding hemolysin family protein, with product MGTLLEVGVILLLVLVNGGFAMSELAIVSSRRSRLMAMQRQGSLGAEAALALADDPQRFLPTVQVGITLVGIFAGAFGGARLSGTLGEALNAIPGVAPYGLEIAFALVVIAITYLSLILGELVPKQVALRNPERVAVIVSRPLAMLARVSGPVVWVLGKSSAFVLRFFGPARPGEQSVTEEEVKAVVAEGVQAGALESEERHMIERVLRLADKPVRALMTPRNDLAWLDRSDPAADIAARLRASDVTRFVVADGRVDNVVGVVVAKDLLDQMLEGAPMALDAVLRQPLALPDTLSALDALERLRGDALGMALVLDEYGSFEGVVTASDLLEAIVGELGAAEVATGGDAVERHDGSLLLDGSMPSDELRARLDLPELPGSGTYHTVAGLMLALLKRVPKEGDRIVWAGWRFEIVDMDGRRVDKVLASREEVVA from the coding sequence ATGGGTACCCTGCTTGAAGTCGGCGTCATTCTCCTGCTGGTCCTGGTCAATGGCGGCTTCGCGATGAGCGAACTCGCCATTGTCTCCTCCCGCCGGTCACGGCTGATGGCGATGCAGCGCCAGGGCAGCCTGGGGGCCGAGGCGGCGCTGGCGCTCGCCGACGACCCACAGCGCTTCCTGCCGACGGTACAGGTGGGCATCACGCTGGTGGGCATCTTCGCCGGCGCCTTCGGCGGCGCGCGGCTGTCGGGCACGCTGGGCGAGGCGCTGAACGCCATCCCGGGCGTCGCGCCCTATGGCCTCGAGATCGCCTTCGCGCTGGTGGTCATCGCCATCACCTATCTGAGCCTGATCCTGGGCGAACTGGTGCCGAAGCAGGTTGCGCTGCGCAATCCGGAACGCGTCGCCGTGATCGTCTCGCGACCGCTGGCGATGCTCGCACGGGTTTCGGGGCCGGTGGTCTGGGTGCTGGGGAAGTCGTCGGCCTTCGTGCTGCGATTCTTCGGCCCGGCACGCCCCGGCGAGCAGTCCGTCACGGAAGAGGAAGTGAAGGCGGTGGTGGCCGAGGGCGTGCAGGCTGGCGCACTGGAATCCGAGGAACGCCACATGATCGAGCGCGTGCTGCGCCTGGCCGACAAGCCGGTGCGCGCGCTGATGACGCCGCGCAACGACCTGGCCTGGCTCGACCGGTCCGACCCGGCGGCAGACATCGCCGCGCGGCTGCGCGCCAGCGACGTGACGCGCTTCGTGGTGGCGGACGGGCGGGTCGACAACGTGGTCGGCGTGGTGGTGGCGAAGGACCTGCTCGACCAGATGCTGGAAGGTGCGCCGATGGCGCTCGATGCGGTGCTGCGGCAGCCGCTGGCGCTGCCCGATACGCTCTCCGCGCTCGATGCGCTGGAGCGGCTGCGCGGGGATGCGCTGGGCATGGCGCTGGTGCTGGACGAATACGGGTCCTTCGAGGGGGTGGTCACGGCGTCGGACCTGCTCGAGGCGATCGTGGGCGAATTGGGCGCGGCGGAGGTGGCGACCGGCGGCGATGCGGTGGAGCGGCACGACGGGTCGCTGCTGCTGGACGGGTCGATGCCCTCCGACGAGCTGCGCGCGCGGCTGGATTTGCCGGAACTGCCGGGGTCGGGGACCTACCACACTGTAGCGGGGTTGATGCTGGCGCTGCTGAAGCGCGTGCCGAAGGAAGGCGACCGGATCGTCTGGGCCGGCTGGCGCTTCGAGATCGTCGACATGGACGGGCGCCGCGTCGACAAGGTGCTGGCGAGCCGCGAGGAGGTCGTGGCCTGA
- a CDS encoding bifunctional 4-hydroxy-2-oxoglutarate aldolase/2-dehydro-3-deoxy-phosphogluconate aldolase, which yields MHPLIPRLRQARIIPVVRASTAARAATAVAWLQEAGITIFEITMTVPEAPALIRALAADPALLVGAGTVPDATTAQACLDAGARFIVAPWVDPALAAPCRDAGACLMLGALTPTEVRAALHAGADVVKIFPAGSAGGPAHIKALRAVFPDVAFCPTGGVDARNAPDYLVAGAAFVGIGGKLVDESLIAAGNRQAILQAAEDALGIMRA from the coding sequence ATGCACCCGCTGATCCCACGCCTGCGCCAGGCCCGCATCATCCCGGTGGTACGCGCCAGCACCGCTGCGCGCGCCGCCACCGCCGTCGCCTGGCTCCAGGAGGCCGGCATCACGATCTTCGAGATCACCATGACGGTACCCGAGGCCCCAGCGCTCATCCGCGCCCTGGCCGCGGACCCGGCGCTGCTGGTCGGCGCCGGCACGGTGCCCGATGCCACAACGGCGCAGGCCTGCCTCGATGCCGGTGCGCGCTTCATCGTCGCCCCCTGGGTCGATCCGGCGTTGGCCGCGCCCTGCCGCGATGCCGGCGCCTGCCTGATGCTGGGCGCCCTGACCCCCACCGAGGTGCGCGCGGCGCTGCATGCGGGCGCCGACGTGGTGAAGATCTTCCCCGCCGGGTCGGCCGGCGGTCCCGCCCACATCAAGGCGCTGCGCGCCGTCTTCCCGGATGTGGCCTTCTGCCCGACTGGCGGCGTCGATGCCCGCAACGCGCCCGACTATCTGGTCGCGGGCGCGGCCTTCGTGGGCATCGGTGGCAAGCTGGTCGATGAATCGCTGATCGCCGCCGGCAACCGCCAGGCCATCCTGCAGGCGGCCGAGGACGCGCTCGGCATCATGCGCGCCTGA
- a CDS encoding sugar kinase — MPDLLCLGEPMLEFNRQPAGPDGRVLYLEGHGGDTSNAAIAAARSGATVGYITAIGTDAPGDSFMALWAAEGVDTTTVRRAPDAPTGLYVVTHDDQSHHFTFYRTGSAAARYRPADLPEDAIRSARILHLSGISQAISDTACDAAFRAIELARAARVAVSYDTNLRLRLWPAARAAAVIHAAIGMADIALPSLDDATALTGLTDPDAVADFYLRLCPTVLLKCGVAGCLVATREARTRIPAHRVPAVDATGAGDTFAGALLARLLAGDDPLDAARYANAAAALSTTGYGAVAPIPREAAVRALLAA; from the coding sequence ATGCCCGACCTGCTCTGCCTCGGCGAACCGATGCTGGAATTCAACCGCCAGCCAGCCGGGCCGGATGGCCGCGTGCTGTATCTGGAAGGCCATGGCGGGGACACCTCGAACGCCGCCATTGCCGCGGCGCGGTCGGGGGCTACCGTCGGATACATCACCGCCATCGGCACCGACGCGCCGGGCGACAGCTTCATGGCGCTGTGGGCCGCGGAAGGCGTCGACACCACCACCGTGCGCCGTGCCCCCGATGCGCCGACCGGCCTCTATGTCGTCACCCATGACGACCAGAGCCATCACTTCACCTTCTACCGCACGGGCAGTGCCGCCGCGCGCTACCGCCCCGCCGACCTGCCCGAGGACGCGATCCGCAGCGCCCGCATCCTCCACCTGTCGGGCATCAGCCAGGCGATCTCCGACACTGCCTGCGACGCCGCCTTCCGCGCCATCGAACTCGCGCGCGCGGCGCGCGTGGCGGTCTCCTACGACACCAACCTGCGGCTGCGCCTGTGGCCCGCGGCGCGTGCCGCAGCGGTCATCCACGCGGCGATCGGCATGGCCGACATCGCCCTGCCCTCGCTGGACGATGCGACGGCGCTCACCGGGCTGACCGACCCCGACGCCGTGGCCGACTTCTACCTGCGGCTGTGCCCGACCGTGCTGCTGAAATGCGGTGTCGCAGGCTGCCTGGTCGCGACGCGCGAGGCCCGCACCCGCATCCCTGCCCACCGTGTGCCCGCGGTCGACGCGACCGGCGCCGGGGACACCTTCGCCGGCGCGCTTCTGGCGCGGTTGCTGGCCGGCGACGACCCGCTCGATGCCGCGCGCTACGCCAATGCCGCCGCCGCCCTGTCCACCACCGGCTATGGCGCGGTCGCGCCGATCCCGCGCGAGGCCGCGGTGCGCGCGCTGCTGGCGGCATGA